From the genome of Gracilinanus agilis isolate LMUSP501 chromosome 2, AgileGrace, whole genome shotgun sequence, one region includes:
- the TMEM230 gene encoding transmembrane protein 230, translating to MMPSRNNVTTGIPSSKVKYSKLSSTDEGYIDLQFKKSPPKIPYKAIALAIVLFMIGTFLIVIGALLLAGYISKGGADRAIPVLIIGILVFLPGFYHLRIAYYASKGYRGYSYDDIPDFDD from the exons ATGATGCCATCCCGAAACAATGTAACTACTGGGATCCCCAGTAGTAAAGTGAAATATTCTAAGCTTTCTAGCACAGATGAAGGCTACATTGACCTTCAG tttaagaAGAGCCCTCCCAAGATCCCTTACAAGGCAATAGCACTTGCCATAGTGCTATTTATGATTGGCACCTTTCTCATTGTTATAGGTGCTCTGCTGTTAGCTGGATATATCAGCAAAGGG GGGGCAGACCGAGCCATTCCTGTCCTGATCATTGGGATTCTGGTATTCCTGCCAGGATTCTACCACTTGCGCATTGCCTACTACGCTTCCAAAGGCTACAGAGGCTACTCTTATGATGACATTCCGGATTTTGATGACTAG